GAAGACGAAAAGTCTTATGGAGGCCTGGCTGGATTTATGAAGAATGTGGAGAGCAGTGCTACATTTTATACAGACTGGTGGTTGATCGGTCCCTTTAATGATACAGATAGCAAAGGGCTGCAAACATCTTTTCTGCCGGAAAACTCCCTGGACATCAGGAAGGTCTATCCCGGCAATGGCAGCAAAACGACCTGGATAAAACATGAAAACAAGGCATCGGGATATATTGATTTCACCAGCATATTTACGCCAACAGAAAAGGTAGTGGCATATGCACAGCGAACTATTACAACAGCAACAGCGAAACCAATGAAATTCGGTGTGGGAAGTAATGATGGGGTAAGGGTCTGGATCAATGGAAAACTGGTGCTGGACCGGCCTGTTGCCCGCAAAGCGAAACCCAATGAGGATATTATCGATGTTAATTTGAAAAAAGGAGAAAATACGATCCTTGTAAAAGTGAATCAACTTAAAGGTGGCTGGGGCTTTTATTTCGCGGAGTTGTAGCTTTATTAACTCCTACCTGCGCTTTCTTTGGAAGGATGCTTTCTGTCTCAGGTTTAAGTTACCGGTGGGGCAGGAGTGGTTGCTATATCCAGGTTTTTCCGCAGGGATCTGATGGCTTTATAAATAAATTTACGGGCGGTTTGATAGTTGATAGACATGATCGAAGTGATTTCTTCGTATGTTTTTTCTTCATAGAATTTCAGATAGATTGCCTGTTTCTGCCTTGGGGGTAGTTGTTCTATGGCCAGGGTTAACTTGTCAGTCTTTTCTTTTAGTAACTGCGTTACTATCATATGATTCTCATGAGAAGAAGTATATTGATCATTCAATTCAGCAGTCATTATTCTATCCTTATCAAGCTGTCTTCTTAATACCACCAGCTTCCGCAGCAATAATCTTCTAAGGGATGTGATCAGGTAATATTTAACGGTATTTACTTCCGGTAACGTTTCCCGGTCTTTCCATAATTTCAGAAACAGTTCCTGGATACAGTCTTCAACAACATCCGGCGCATAAAAGAATTTTATGCCGATATGATATAATACGGGATTATATTTTTTGAAAATAAATTCAAATGCTTTCTTGTCACCTTGCTTGAATTTTGTCCATGCCCCTTCAACGGAAATGCTTTCAAATTTTTCAGCACTAATATATGTATGGTCTGTATTTGCTTTAGACAGCATGTTTAATTTTTTATGTTGCGTTCTTCGTAGTGGATGCTTCGTGGTAAGGATGTTTGTTTCCCTGGATTTTGGTCAGCTAAAAGCATTATTTTTTATAAGGAACTTTCGAAAGGTGGATTATTCATTTAAAGTTAACGTTCCTGCCAACTTTTAAATGTTCAGCTTGTGGGGAGCTGACGCGGAATTTTAAACTTCATTTTTAAATAAATCCGGGAGATATTAAAAATGGAAAAAAAGGAACATTCCTCCCAAAATAGTTAAGTTTTTCTGTTTTTCAAAAATTGTTTACCTGATAATTTTTAATAAAAGTATTTATTCATCTCTCTCTCAAACAAAAACCGGCTGGCACTTTTCCAGTATAGCGTTAATGCCAGACCCTTCGTCAGCGCCCGCTGATCGGCCCTTCCAGCAAAAAGATCCGGATCTTTTTATTTTCTTTAAATATTTTTTTGACAAGAGGGCTACAAAACCAGGTTTATGTGTTCTTAATAGGGGGAACAATATTGTTTCTCATTGAAAACTAAGCAGTGCATCCGCATGAAGCATGATAATAATACAGTAGAATTTCTTCTTATGAGCGATGATTTCAGGAGATGGGTGTTATCCCCTGACCGGGCAAATCATCTCTTTTGGGAAAAATGGATGGCTGAAAATGATGAAAGACCAGGTTTGGTAGCGGAAGCCCGAAACATCATACTGGCCGCGGAATTTGATGATGTAAAAATCTACGAAGAAAAGAATGTTACAGCCTGGGAAAGATTAAACAATAAAATAAACGAAGACCCGGTTGAGTACGATGATCTGCCGGCTCAGCAAACAACAAAGAAAGACAAATTTTTTAAACGGATTTCCGGCCGTAAAATCATATTCAGGGCGGCGGCAATACTTGTGGGAGTATTGTTGTCGGGCGCTGTTTATTATTTTCTCCAGGAAAAAAATACAGTTAAGTATGTAACAAATTATGGGGAGATCAAGACTGTTACCTTACCTGATGGCTCTGTTGTAACGCTGAATGCCAATTCTGTTTTAAGTTTTGAAACCAACTGGAGTACCAAAACAAATCGCGAGGTCTGGATTAAAGGCCAGGCCTTTTTCGACGTACACAAAGGGGCGAATGCGGCCAGCAAAGTATTTATTGTTCATTCGGACAACCTGGATGTAGAAGTATTAGGAACCACGTTTGATGTCAACAACCGCCGGAACCGCACCAGGGTGGTTTTAAGCACGGGTAAAGTAAAATTAAAAACACTGCATTCAAATGCGGATTCATTGATTATGCATCCGGGAGAACTAACAGAATTTGCGGATAAAAAAAGTGGATTTGCTACCAGGGTAGTGAAAACGGATGCTTATACTTCATGGAGAAATAATGAACTGATATTTAATGGAAATACGATTGGTGAGATTAGCAGATTGCTGGAAGATAATTACGGGTATAAGGTGGTAATAAAAAACGAAGGCATTTCCGAAAGAAGGTTCAATGGTAGCTTTCCTGCAAACGATCCGGATATCCTGTTAACGGCTTTATCAGAATCATTCCGTGTGAAAGTGATAAAGAAAGGTCAACAAATCGTCATTGAGAATTACTAGCAAATGATCTTATATAACATAGGCTTCTAAATTTATATTTATGAGTTATCCTTTACAATTCCTCTTTTTCAAAAATGGAAACATGCCGCACCGATCATCATTTTCCATCAATGGAAAGGCGCTGGCGCTGTTTATAACATTGCTCTTCTTCCTGCAGTTTAATTCCATGGCGCAGGATCTTGCATCTGCAAAAGTACCCGGGGAATTGCAGTATTCAGGTAAGAAAGCAGAGAAGCAAAGGCCGTTGCAAATTGTATTGAATGAACTCGAATCTCAATATAAAGTGAGCTTCGCATTCGAATTGAGCGTTGTTGATAAGAAATTGGTAAGTCAAAGCAAGGTTATTCCCAATGATCTTGAAAATACACTGAACGCCTTGTTGTCTCCTTTGGGATTGCAGTATAAAAAATTAGACGGGGTCCATTATGTAATACAGCCTGTTGAAAACAAAACGGAAAAGAACAGCAAAACACCGGATGCTGATCGTTATTCCGGTTCCGCCGTGAAGCAACCAGTCATTACAGCGGATGTTACAGTAAAGGGAAAAGTTACATCTGCAAAAGATGGTACCCCTTTAATTGGCGTGAGTGTTTTGGTGAAAGGTACTGTAAAGGGAACGGCCACAGATGTGGAAGGAAACTACACGCTCACATTTCCCGATGCGAACAATACCCTGGTATTTTCTTTTATCGGATACAGTGCGCAGGAAGTTGAAATAAACGGTAGAAGTTCCATCAACGTTGCTTTGGCAGAGGGCATTCAGAACCTGGAGAGAGTAGTTATTACAGGTTATTCTACCCAAAGGAAAAGGGATATCACCGGGTCAGTTACCGTGGTGGATATTGATCAGTTGAAAGCAACGCCTTCTTCCAATTTCGGACAGCAGCTACAAGGTAAAGCAGCCGGTGTAACGATTGGTACACAAGGCGCTCCGGGCGCCAGCTCAACGATCCGTATCCGTGGTATCGGAACGGTAAACAGTAACGGACCGCTTTATATAATTGATGGCGTATCCACCCGTAACCAGGATTTAAATTCAATCAACCCCAATGATATTGAGTCCATGCAAATTCTGAAAGATGCTTCTTCCGCTTCTATTTATGGCGCTCAGGCATCCAATGGCGTAATTATCATCACCACCAAAAAAGGAAAACTGGGCCGTCCGCGTATTACTTATGACGCCTATTATTCCGTCACTTCCCCGGCTAAATTTCTGGACCTGTTAGATACACGCGACCGCGTTGATCTTATGTGGAAAGGAAAATTAAATGCCGCACAAATCCGGGGCACTTCAAATGTTCCTTCACATCCGCAATTCGGAACGGGACCTACACCAACCTTCCCCAAATATATCACACCGCAGGCCAGCAACGGCCCTTTTACGGCAGCTGACTGGACAGAAAAGAACCGCATCACAGAACTTTCTGATGGAACCGACTGGTACAAAGAATCTACCCAGAACGCACCTACGCAAAGTCATCAGTTAACATTATCCGGCGCCAGCGAATCAGCCCAGTATTTATTGGGACTAAACTATTTTGATCAGAAAGGTATCTTCCTTAATTCTTATTATAAACGTTATTCTGCCCGTATCAACACACAGTTTAATGTGCGGAAATGGTTACGTGTCGGAGAAAATGTAACATTGAACTTCTCCAATGATAACCGCTTCACCGATCAGAGCGAGAGTAATCCATTGTCCTGGTCGTACCGTATGGTGCCCTGGGTACCTGTGTATGATATCACCGGAAGGTTTGCCGGCACAAAGGCAAATGGTTCGGGCAACGGCCAAAACCCCGTGGCGATACTGAACCGTGGGAAAGACAATTTTAACACCAACCTCCGTATCCTGGGTAATATTTTTGCAGAAGCAGATATAATTTCCGGTTTGAAATTTCGCACGAGCTTCGGATTGGATCATGGAAGATCCAATTCCTACTCGATGACTAAACTGGACCCTGAATTTTCCGAAACAACAAACCGTAACCAGTTTACCGAGAGCGCCAATTATAATTACAGATACGTTTGGAGCAATAC
The Chitinophaga sp. MM2321 DNA segment above includes these coding regions:
- a CDS encoding sigma-70 family RNA polymerase sigma factor yields the protein MLSKANTDHTYISAEKFESISVEGAWTKFKQGDKKAFEFIFKKYNPVLYHIGIKFFYAPDVVEDCIQELFLKLWKDRETLPEVNTVKYYLITSLRRLLLRKLVVLRRQLDKDRIMTAELNDQYTSSHENHMIVTQLLKEKTDKLTLAIEQLPPRQKQAIYLKFYEEKTYEEITSIMSINYQTARKFIYKAIRSLRKNLDIATTPAPPVT
- a CDS encoding FecR domain-containing protein — protein: MKHDNNTVEFLLMSDDFRRWVLSPDRANHLFWEKWMAENDERPGLVAEARNIILAAEFDDVKIYEEKNVTAWERLNNKINEDPVEYDDLPAQQTTKKDKFFKRISGRKIIFRAAAILVGVLLSGAVYYFLQEKNTVKYVTNYGEIKTVTLPDGSVVTLNANSVLSFETNWSTKTNREVWIKGQAFFDVHKGANAASKVFIVHSDNLDVEVLGTTFDVNNRRNRTRVVLSTGKVKLKTLHSNADSLIMHPGELTEFADKKSGFATRVVKTDAYTSWRNNELIFNGNTIGEISRLLEDNYGYKVVIKNEGISERRFNGSFPANDPDILLTALSESFRVKVIKKGQQIVIENY
- a CDS encoding TonB-dependent receptor, whose product is MPHRSSFSINGKALALFITLLFFLQFNSMAQDLASAKVPGELQYSGKKAEKQRPLQIVLNELESQYKVSFAFELSVVDKKLVSQSKVIPNDLENTLNALLSPLGLQYKKLDGVHYVIQPVENKTEKNSKTPDADRYSGSAVKQPVITADVTVKGKVTSAKDGTPLIGVSVLVKGTVKGTATDVEGNYTLTFPDANNTLVFSFIGYSAQEVEINGRSSINVALAEGIQNLERVVITGYSTQRKRDITGSVTVVDIDQLKATPSSNFGQQLQGKAAGVTIGTQGAPGASSTIRIRGIGTVNSNGPLYIIDGVSTRNQDLNSINPNDIESMQILKDASSASIYGAQASNGVIIITTKKGKLGRPRITYDAYYSVTSPAKFLDLLDTRDRVDLMWKGKLNAAQIRGTSNVPSHPQFGTGPTPTFPKYITPQASNGPFTAADWTEKNRITELSDGTDWYKESTQNAPTQSHQLTLSGASESAQYLLGLNYFDQKGIFLNSYYKRYSARINTQFNVRKWLRVGENVTLNFSNDNRFTDQSESNPLSWSYRMVPWVPVYDITGRFAGTKANGSGNGQNPVAILNRGKDNFNTNLRILGNIFAEADIISGLKFRTSFGLDHGRSNSYSMTKLDPEFSETTNRNQFTESANYNYRYVWSNTLNYEKTINSVHSIKGLVGAEFIKDGIGRNLSGSRYGYLFEDNVNTWTLSNGGSKDLSNLSAWNGEMALFGIFGRVDYEYNNRYLFTGIIRRDGSSRFSPSNRYGVFPSASVGWRISQENFMKEVDWVDDLKLRAGYGVTGNSEIPRVTNWADEYITNPPQTNYDFDGTQGSAFTGFALSRYGNSDTKWETTKMLNVGFDATLFHGKLEANIEYYVKKTSDMLVVDNYSSLAGTATPPYVNLGNMENKGWDIALNHKGNMGKVGYNVGFNISTYQNKVLRLNRAAGTRIFGGATRYGNVTVTQQGSPISQFYGYNIKGFYTSEEDVLAYKGTTGDRKGLPVLPISVAGDGNLVAKEWVGKYIFEDVNGDGRINADDKTIIGNPNPDFTGGVSLGLNYKNFDLSAFLYASVGNDIYNQVKWWTDFQSQDGNRSATMRDKSWEPGKKDAVLPILDEGDIFSNGDANSYFVEDGTFLRMQTLSLGYTLPKTVLTKIGIQNFRLYLQAVNLFTLTKYTGLDPEVMNNSMGDTGDITKGVDYGRWPQSRQFLLGLNVTF